The following proteins are co-located in the Streptosporangium brasiliense genome:
- a CDS encoding CehA/McbA family metallohydrolase: protein MCDDPAVPPAVARALEEYGALLAGHGVTWGEDPIFYVKSMATDAYLMGTTTFWEVCYGTLRARHPDTPARQLRDRLTELDMDEVVRDVLAGALPDNLAALRLTGEGRTVEAHAHAVLDGRPLRTTLLVDSARDEPVTVLVDGHPHEVGPRGARLVRITSASEVVADGARVDLAPLTRPAEAARLRLRAGFPCRWSVYGEHGQGWYPEGAPARRDHHVRPYFHGDDLVLDVPAEPLTVRVSRGMEYGSAEVALSPVPGVETLVELTPERLYDAAAAGWYGGDMHVHLNWAGDMVGTPALAAAMQHGEDLHVLNLVAGNVSSERVYDSEALAHWAGRDLPWSDATHLARVGVEYRNDLLGHLYAFGVSAPPSRFHTGFLGTADWPPNSVACRELRGLGAITGYSHPFHPPVHDDDVPDRVLAWGRNCSAREIVTDAALGLVDSLDVLNHSSIAATAAVYRRLVGAGNRLAVTAGTDAMVSFARRGNQSSPPGWARVYARVDGPLTAGSFAEAVRRGRTFGTTGPWLELSVGGHGPGATLDLSPGDRVTVTVRSVGPEVERLEIRTADGVLAEGPPGELTAELAVGDPTYVVAVAAGGPHERAFTDGVHAHTSPVYLDVDGRHVARAQDVRWCLRWLDGMEALLRKEGVFETAGQLGDHLELIGRAREVYRARLG from the coding sequence ATGTGCGACGATCCGGCCGTGCCCCCCGCCGTGGCGCGGGCGCTGGAGGAGTACGGGGCGCTGCTCGCCGGCCACGGGGTCACCTGGGGCGAGGACCCCATCTTCTACGTCAAGTCCATGGCCACCGACGCCTACCTGATGGGCACCACGACCTTCTGGGAGGTCTGCTACGGCACGCTCCGGGCCCGCCACCCGGACACGCCTGCCCGGCAGCTGCGCGACCGGCTGACCGAGCTCGACATGGACGAGGTCGTGCGCGACGTCCTGGCGGGCGCCCTGCCCGACAATCTCGCCGCACTCCGGCTCACCGGGGAGGGCCGCACCGTCGAGGCGCACGCGCACGCCGTACTGGACGGCCGGCCGCTGCGCACGACGCTGCTGGTCGACTCCGCCCGGGACGAGCCGGTCACCGTGCTGGTGGACGGCCACCCGCACGAGGTCGGCCCGCGCGGCGCCCGCCTCGTCAGGATCACCAGCGCCAGCGAGGTGGTCGCCGACGGCGCGCGGGTGGACCTCGCGCCCCTGACCCGCCCCGCCGAGGCCGCCCGCCTGCGGCTGCGCGCCGGGTTCCCCTGCAGATGGAGCGTGTACGGCGAGCACGGGCAGGGCTGGTACCCCGAGGGCGCCCCCGCCCGGCGCGACCACCACGTCCGGCCCTACTTCCACGGCGACGACCTCGTGCTGGACGTCCCGGCGGAGCCGCTGACCGTGCGGGTCTCCAGAGGGATGGAGTACGGCTCCGCCGAGGTCGCGCTCAGCCCCGTCCCCGGCGTGGAGACCCTGGTCGAGCTCACCCCCGAGCGGCTCTACGACGCGGCGGCGGCGGGCTGGTACGGCGGGGACATGCACGTCCACCTCAACTGGGCCGGGGACATGGTCGGCACGCCCGCCCTCGCGGCGGCCATGCAGCACGGCGAGGACCTGCACGTGCTCAACCTGGTCGCCGGCAACGTCTCCTCCGAGCGGGTCTACGACTCCGAGGCGCTGGCGCACTGGGCCGGCCGGGACCTGCCCTGGTCGGACGCCACCCACCTGGCCAGGGTCGGCGTCGAATACCGCAACGACCTGCTCGGCCACCTCTACGCCTTCGGCGTCTCGGCCCCGCCCTCGCGCTTCCACACCGGCTTCCTGGGCACCGCGGACTGGCCGCCCAACAGCGTGGCCTGCCGGGAGCTGCGCGGCCTCGGCGCGATCACGGGCTACAGCCATCCCTTCCACCCGCCGGTCCACGACGACGACGTCCCGGACAGGGTGCTGGCGTGGGGGCGCAACTGCTCCGCCAGGGAGATCGTCACCGACGCCGCGCTCGGCCTGGTGGACAGCCTCGACGTGCTCAACCACAGCTCGATCGCCGCGACCGCCGCCGTCTACCGGCGCCTGGTCGGCGCGGGCAACCGGCTCGCGGTCACCGCGGGGACCGACGCGATGGTCTCCTTCGCCCGGCGCGGCAACCAGTCCAGCCCGCCGGGCTGGGCCCGTGTCTACGCCCGGGTGGACGGGCCGCTCACCGCCGGATCCTTCGCCGAGGCCGTCCGGCGGGGCCGTACGTTCGGCACCACCGGCCCCTGGCTGGAGCTGTCGGTCGGCGGTCACGGGCCCGGCGCCACCCTGGACCTCTCGCCGGGGGACCGGGTCACGGTCACCGTGAGATCGGTCGGCCCCGAGGTGGAGAGGCTGGAGATCCGCACCGCCGACGGCGTCCTGGCCGAGGGGCCGCCCGGCGAGCTGACCGCCGAGCTGGCCGTCGGCGACCCCACCTACGTCGTCGCCGTGGCCGCCGGCGGACCGCACGAGCGCGCCTTCACCGACGGCGTCCACGCCCACACCAGCCCGGTCTACCTCGACGTCGACGGCCGCCACGTGGCCAGGGCGCAGGACGTCCGCTGGTGCCTGCGATGGCTGGACGGCATGGAGGCGCTGCTCCGGAAGGAGGGCGTCTTCGAGACCGCCGGGCAGCTCGGCGACCACCTGGAGCTGATCGGGCGGGCCAGGGAGGTCTACCGGGCCCGCCTGGGCTGA
- a CDS encoding DUF742 domain-containing protein, translated as MNPLEEHSDTQWVGEEAGPIVRPYVLTRGRTEPTQGRFDLITLAVTVRSTSPREAGLDPECLAIVRFCQQPQSVAELAAHMNLPAGTIRVLLSDLLDQGFIALQEPHTETDMHDERLYRAVLDGLRAL; from the coding sequence ATGAACCCCCTTGAGGAGCATTCCGACACGCAGTGGGTGGGCGAGGAGGCCGGGCCGATCGTCCGGCCGTACGTCCTCACCCGCGGCAGGACCGAACCGACCCAGGGCCGGTTCGACCTCATCACCCTGGCGGTGACCGTCCGCTCCACCTCCCCGAGGGAGGCGGGCCTCGACCCGGAGTGCCTGGCCATCGTGCGGTTCTGCCAGCAGCCCCAGTCGGTCGCGGAGCTCGCCGCGCACATGAACCTTCCCGCAGGCACCATCCGTGTCCTGCTCAGCGACCTGCTCGACCAGGGATTCATCGCCCTGCAAGAGCCTCATACGGAGACGGACATGCACGACGAAAGGCTGTACAGGGCGGTGCTCGATGGACTCCGTGCACTCTAG
- a CDS encoding terpene synthase family protein — MTAQPALAAWPAAAGSGTVCAVAGQSQREMRGWALAYPDLFSAKPFDEALYSTLSLAMAFSGPWFSAEQLRMANKVCLWAFGLDWLVDYVATSRAEAEDVARRCLEVAEGAPPVPGDDLTRLLADIRDGLAAAPAFPVLGPVWREELRLMLEAMLREWRWKSEGATPSFGEYLGNADNLGFCFAFVSHWIHTEETAAVTDLDRVRQAARAVQRVIRLLNDMGTYGRDLSWGDLNSLLLGVTRAEVEREAARLAALSRELIDPIRADRPELAGYLERQMDFCAGFYRVGDYWGSL; from the coding sequence ATGACGGCGCAGCCCGCCCTCGCCGCCTGGCCGGCGGCCGCGGGCTCCGGGACGGTCTGCGCCGTGGCCGGGCAGTCCCAGCGGGAGATGCGCGGCTGGGCGCTGGCCTATCCGGACCTGTTCTCCGCCAAGCCGTTCGACGAGGCCCTCTACAGCACCCTGTCGCTGGCCATGGCCTTCAGCGGGCCGTGGTTCAGCGCCGAACAGCTGCGGATGGCCAACAAGGTCTGCCTGTGGGCGTTCGGCCTGGACTGGCTCGTCGATTACGTCGCCACCTCGCGGGCGGAGGCCGAGGACGTCGCGCGGCGGTGCCTGGAGGTGGCCGAGGGCGCTCCGCCGGTCCCCGGCGACGACCTCACGCGCCTGCTGGCCGACATCCGGGACGGACTCGCCGCCGCGCCCGCCTTCCCCGTCCTCGGCCCCGTCTGGCGCGAGGAGCTCCGGCTCATGCTGGAGGCGATGCTGCGGGAGTGGCGCTGGAAGAGCGAGGGCGCCACACCGAGCTTCGGGGAGTATCTCGGCAACGCCGACAACCTCGGTTTCTGCTTCGCCTTCGTCTCCCACTGGATCCACACCGAGGAGACGGCGGCGGTCACCGACCTCGACCGTGTGCGCCAGGCGGCCCGCGCGGTGCAGCGGGTGATCCGCCTGCTCAACGACATGGGGACCTACGGGCGGGACCTGAGCTGGGGGGATCTCAACTCCCTGCTGCTCGGCGTCACCCGCGCCGAGGTCGAGCGCGAGGCCGCCCGGCTCGCCGCCCTGAGCCGGGAGCTGATCGACCCGATCCGGGCCGACCGGCCCGAGCTGGCCGGCTACCTGGAGCGGCAGATGGACTTCTGCGCGGGCTTCTACCGGGTCGGCGACTACTGGGGCAGCCTGTGA
- a CDS encoding roadblock/LC7 domain-containing protein: MVQGTGSFTDLAWLLDDLVARVGEAEHGIVFSADGLLLAASAGFGQADAEHLAAVGSAIQSLGRGVSDRVDGGAVRQTIIEMRSAYLVVTAAGQGACLAVLCTHEADVGLVAYEMAMLVTRVGQYLTSPARAAGSAMDDVPR, encoded by the coding sequence GTGGTGCAGGGAACAGGATCTTTCACCGACCTGGCCTGGTTGCTGGATGACCTGGTCGCCCGAGTGGGGGAGGCCGAGCACGGGATCGTCTTCTCCGCCGACGGCCTGCTGCTGGCCGCGTCGGCGGGGTTCGGCCAGGCCGACGCCGAGCACCTGGCCGCCGTGGGCTCGGCGATCCAGAGCCTGGGACGGGGGGTCAGCGACCGGGTCGACGGCGGTGCGGTCCGCCAGACCATCATCGAGATGCGGTCGGCGTATCTCGTCGTGACCGCCGCTGGCCAGGGAGCCTGCCTGGCGGTGCTCTGCACGCACGAGGCCGACGTCGGCCTCGTGGCCTACGAGATGGCCATGCTCGTCACCCGGGTCGGCCAGTACCTCACCTCGCCCGCGCGGGCGGCGGGGTCCGCCATGGACGACGTCCCGCGATGA
- the meaB gene encoding methylmalonyl Co-A mutase-associated GTPase MeaB, whose protein sequence is MTRALEDYLQGVKEGSRAWIARAITLVESSRADHRELAQRLLVALTPLAGKARRIGVTGVPGVGKSTFIDALGVHLTGQGHRVAVLAVDPSSTRTGGSILGDKTRMSRLAADPAAFIRPSPTSGTLGGVARATREAMVVVEAAGYDVVLVETVGVGQSETAVADMVDTFLLLALARTGDQLQGIKKGVLELADVIAVNKADGPHELEARKAARELAGALRLLRSERSVPVLTCSGREGSGLEELWGQLVHHQETMAASGELAARRRHQQVAWTWSLVTERLLARLREHPEVAAITAEIERDVQAGALTPSLAADRLLAVFTH, encoded by the coding sequence ATGACGCGGGCGCTTGAGGACTATCTGCAGGGGGTGAAGGAGGGCTCCAGGGCGTGGATCGCGCGGGCGATCACGCTGGTGGAGTCCTCCAGGGCCGACCACCGGGAGCTGGCCCAGCGGCTGCTGGTCGCGCTGACCCCGCTGGCCGGCAAGGCGCGCCGGATCGGCGTCACCGGCGTGCCGGGTGTCGGCAAGTCCACCTTCATCGACGCCCTCGGCGTGCACCTGACCGGGCAGGGGCACCGGGTGGCGGTGCTCGCCGTCGATCCCTCGTCCACCAGGACGGGGGGCAGCATCCTCGGCGACAAGACCAGGATGTCCCGTCTGGCCGCCGACCCGGCGGCCTTCATCCGCCCCTCGCCCACCTCGGGCACCCTGGGCGGGGTCGCCAGGGCGACCCGCGAGGCCATGGTCGTGGTGGAGGCGGCCGGATACGACGTCGTGCTGGTGGAGACCGTCGGCGTCGGCCAGTCGGAGACCGCCGTCGCCGACATGGTGGACACCTTCCTGCTGCTCGCCCTGGCCAGGACCGGCGACCAGCTCCAGGGCATCAAGAAGGGCGTGCTGGAGCTCGCCGACGTGATCGCGGTCAACAAGGCCGACGGCCCGCACGAGCTGGAGGCCAGGAAGGCGGCCAGGGAGCTGGCGGGGGCGCTGCGGCTGCTCCGTTCGGAGCGGTCGGTGCCGGTGCTGACCTGCAGCGGGCGCGAGGGCAGCGGTCTGGAGGAGCTCTGGGGGCAGCTCGTCCATCACCAGGAGACCATGGCCGCCTCCGGCGAGCTCGCCGCCCGCCGCCGGCACCAGCAGGTCGCCTGGACCTGGTCCCTGGTGACCGAGCGCCTGCTGGCCAGGCTGCGCGAGCACCCCGAGGTCGCCGCCATCACGGCCGAGATCGAACGGGACGTCCAGGCCGGGGCCCTGACGCCCTCCCTGGCCGCCGACCGTCTCCTGGCGGTCTTCACGCACTGA
- a CDS encoding cytochrome P450, with translation MSIDTGTRGVRRARTAPARHILPRFMRDPVNALAELGRQAGGEVVRLNLGPFRPYLVTHPEHVQQVLRADWTNYRREGMFWRPLQRILGASILGEGRPWEESRKILQPLFTVRYVASLAEEMARTITARVEELDDYARDGRPIDAAEEMAGIVNQAVIRVLFGDKITRADGERLAPAYDTAATSINFRLLMPFAPYSVRVPGDRAFMRAVRTVDDVVFPVIRKARADPDGGLDVISALCRARGDEGGEAVDRQIRDDLVSVYGAASESTAMTLTWLWPLLETHPEVAARLYDEIDRVVGAGPAVPAHLPELVYTRMVLQELLRLYPAGWIFPRMAMESGEIGGVPVRAGSQVLISPYATHRLEEFWERPLEFDPERFAPGSHERRHKYSYFPFGGGPHQCLGQHLFYVEAPLLVAAILSRFRPTVTGQGPFTPAPAASLRPRQKVELNLHPLQRVPGRVR, from the coding sequence ATGTCGATCGATACGGGCACGCGGGGGGTACGGCGGGCCAGGACCGCTCCCGCCCGCCACATCCTCCCCCGGTTCATGAGGGATCCGGTCAACGCGCTGGCCGAGCTGGGCCGACAGGCGGGCGGGGAGGTCGTCCGGCTCAACCTGGGGCCGTTCCGGCCCTATCTGGTCACCCACCCCGAGCACGTCCAGCAGGTGCTGCGGGCCGACTGGACGAACTACCGGCGCGAGGGGATGTTCTGGCGCCCCCTGCAACGCATCCTCGGCGCCAGCATCCTCGGCGAGGGCCGGCCCTGGGAGGAGAGCAGGAAGATCCTGCAGCCCCTGTTCACCGTCCGGTACGTCGCCTCGCTGGCCGAGGAGATGGCGCGGACGATCACCGCGCGCGTCGAGGAGCTGGACGACTACGCCCGTGACGGCCGGCCCATCGACGCCGCCGAGGAGATGGCCGGCATCGTCAACCAGGCCGTCATCAGGGTGCTGTTCGGCGACAAGATCACCCGTGCGGACGGGGAACGCCTCGCGCCGGCCTACGACACGGCCGCCACGTCGATCAACTTCAGGCTGCTCATGCCGTTCGCGCCCTACTCCGTCCGGGTGCCCGGTGACCGGGCCTTCATGAGGGCCGTCAGGACGGTCGACGACGTGGTGTTCCCGGTGATCCGCAAGGCGCGGGCCGACCCCGACGGCGGTCTCGACGTCATCTCCGCGCTCTGCCGGGCACGCGGGGACGAGGGCGGGGAGGCCGTCGACCGGCAGATCCGCGACGACCTGGTCAGCGTCTACGGCGCGGCCTCGGAGTCCACCGCGATGACCCTGACCTGGCTGTGGCCGCTGCTGGAGACCCACCCCGAGGTGGCGGCCAGGCTCTATGACGAGATCGACCGCGTGGTCGGCGCCGGGCCGGCCGTCCCGGCGCACCTGCCCGAACTGGTCTACACCCGCATGGTCCTGCAAGAACTCCTGCGGCTGTACCCGGCGGGCTGGATCTTCCCCCGGATGGCCATGGAGTCGGGGGAGATCGGCGGCGTGCCGGTCAGGGCGGGCTCACAGGTGCTGATCAGCCCCTATGCCACGCACCGGCTGGAGGAGTTCTGGGAGCGCCCGCTGGAGTTCGACCCCGAGCGGTTCGCCCCCGGAAGCCACGAGCGCCGGCACAAATACTCCTACTTCCCTTTCGGCGGAGGGCCGCACCAGTGCCTGGGGCAGCACCTGTTCTACGTCGAGGCGCCGCTGCTGGTGGCGGCCATCCTGAGCCGCTTCCGCCCCACGGTCACCGGTCAGGGACCGTTCACCCCGGCGCCGGCCGCCTCGCTGCGCCCCAGGCAGAAGGTCGAGCTGAACCTCCACCCCCTCCAGCGCGTCCCCGGGCGGGTGCGATGA
- a CDS encoding prenyltransferase/squalene oxidase repeat-containing protein, producing the protein MSVDDLLLPDTARPAGRAGIDVPAAARELVAGLVAEPYGQVSASVYETGRLVSLAPWLTGHAERVRFLLAAQRPDGGWGAPGGYAPVPTLSATEALVAELRRDDPDPGLDPAAVSRSADRGLELLRGWSREDRWPALPDMPAIELIVPALVLRINGHLAQGDGAGRLALPAGMDDAKLSAIRTWLATGAAVPRKLVHALEVAGEAAVQAPGIVPSLVGTAAGARDTAVGTIGASPAAGGAWLGPAGGPGPGDPVRRYLEAVAGRYGGPVPCALPVTVFERGWVLSWLRRAGVPVDVPPQLVASLGEALGPEGTPAGPGLPPDADTTSVALYALALLGEPHEPDGLRVYETDTHFCTWRGEEGASPTVNAHVLDAFGEYARRRPGAAPRYAEATGKLAAWLRGCQREDGSWLDRWHASPYYATACCALALEEFGGEESAGAVDGAVRWILATQRGDGSWGRWEGTAEETAYALQTLLLTAPADGRERAEAVERGYRYLRGSVGDRGTPIGAPPLWHDKDLYLPVAIVTAAVLGALHLARPARADAAG; encoded by the coding sequence GTGAGCGTCGACGATCTCCTCCTGCCGGACACCGCGCGGCCGGCGGGACGGGCCGGGATCGACGTGCCCGCCGCGGCGCGCGAGCTGGTCGCCGGGCTCGTGGCCGAGCCGTACGGCCAGGTCTCGGCCTCGGTGTACGAGACCGGGCGGCTGGTGAGCCTGGCCCCGTGGCTGACCGGCCACGCCGAGCGCGTCCGCTTCCTGCTGGCCGCCCAGCGGCCGGACGGCGGCTGGGGCGCCCCCGGCGGCTATGCCCCGGTGCCCACGCTCAGCGCGACCGAGGCGCTCGTCGCCGAGCTGCGGCGCGACGACCCCGATCCCGGCCTCGACCCCGCGGCGGTGAGCCGCTCCGCCGACCGCGGCCTGGAGCTGCTGCGCGGCTGGTCACGTGAGGACCGCTGGCCCGCCCTGCCCGACATGCCGGCGATCGAGCTCATCGTGCCGGCCCTGGTCCTGCGGATCAACGGGCATCTGGCGCAGGGGGACGGCGCCGGACGCCTGGCCCTCCCCGCGGGCATGGACGACGCCAAGCTGTCGGCGATCCGGACGTGGCTGGCGACGGGGGCGGCGGTCCCGCGGAAGCTGGTCCACGCGCTGGAGGTCGCGGGCGAGGCGGCGGTCCAGGCCCCGGGGATCGTCCCCAGCCTGGTCGGGACGGCCGCCGGCGCCCGGGACACGGCCGTCGGCACGATCGGGGCCTCGCCCGCGGCCGGCGGCGCGTGGCTCGGACCGGCGGGCGGGCCCGGCCCCGGCGATCCGGTGCGGCGGTATCTGGAGGCGGTCGCGGGCAGGTACGGCGGGCCGGTGCCGTGCGCCCTGCCCGTCACCGTGTTCGAACGCGGATGGGTGCTCAGCTGGCTGCGGCGGGCCGGCGTCCCCGTGGACGTGCCGCCCCAGCTGGTGGCGAGCCTGGGGGAGGCGCTCGGCCCGGAGGGCACCCCGGCGGGGCCGGGGCTGCCGCCGGACGCCGACACCACCTCGGTCGCGCTCTACGCCCTGGCTCTGCTGGGGGAGCCCCACGAGCCGGACGGCCTGCGGGTGTATGAGACGGACACCCATTTCTGCACCTGGCGCGGGGAGGAGGGGGCCTCCCCGACGGTCAACGCGCATGTGCTCGACGCCTTCGGGGAGTACGCGCGCCGCCGCCCCGGGGCCGCGCCGCGCTACGCGGAGGCCACCGGCAAGCTGGCGGCGTGGCTGCGCGGCTGCCAGCGCGAGGACGGCAGCTGGCTGGACCGCTGGCACGCCTCGCCGTACTACGCGACGGCCTGCTGCGCGCTGGCCCTGGAGGAGTTCGGCGGCGAGGAGTCGGCGGGCGCCGTGGACGGGGCCGTGCGCTGGATCCTCGCCACCCAGCGCGGCGACGGGTCCTGGGGCCGCTGGGAGGGGACGGCGGAGGAGACCGCCTACGCGCTCCAGACCCTGCTGCTGACCGCTCCGGCGGACGGGCGGGAGCGGGCGGAGGCGGTGGAACGGGGGTACCGCTACCTCCGGGGCTCGGTCGGGGACCGGGGCACGCCGATCGGCGCGCCGCCGCTCTGGCATGACAAGGACCTGTATCTGCCGGTGGCGATCGTCACGGCGGCCGTCCTGGGGGCGCTGCACCTGGCGCGTCCCGCGCGGGCCGACGCGGCCGGGTGA
- a CDS encoding sensor histidine kinase → MRLRNARLRTKVTALLVSLIALWAFTAWVTVREGLNMLGVATLDSGIAEPSERLLVELQAERRLSLVILGDPGTARQQRGLLQAQRRRTDAAGADFRRLATGGNVRLLGSAALEQRVTEVFQELDGLGSGRKDIDAGRSGRIPAAATFTGVIDSLYRIYDSMATLDDKEIAKDTRTIIQLSRAREVLAREDALAAGALAAGRLTDDERDLFAQVVGARRFLLEETVAELPAADRESYQRLAAGEPFTRMRAMEEQLVRSTPISLSDPVTLRQWTSATQPALAQLQEVVLAAGDGVVQRATPVAVGVIVRLSLAGGLGLLAVIASVVLSITTARALIQQLEKLRLAAWELANERLPSVVERIGHGQEVDVAAEAPPLKFGDDQIGHVGQAFNAVQQTAIKVAAEQAQLRRDIADILRNLARRTQSLVHRQLSVLDVMERRENDPQELRDLFRLDHLATRMRRYAENLLVLSGAAPGRAWRDSVPMIDVVRGSLAEIEDYTRVDVLPLGDAALDGRAVGDVIHLVAELVENAASFSPPYTTVQVSGHSVAHGYAIEIEDRGLGMSPEDIKEANERIANPPELKLSGNARLGLYVVSRLAERHEIRVTFKASPYGGTTVVVLIPQELVTEQPGQAEPEPAVSVPQARTALGGAPVLPAPRGLGGGPLEITGGTGPGGVPAAGPSDRRESAIEESPIEESARAAALPRRRETGQPAGGRHAANGASGAPGSSLPPVMPPPDTSHTPGGLPRRVPQTHLAAPLQEEEPSPVTPSPEEDDGDERSPETIRAAMASFQDGTRRGRSDAAQLLERGGDPADGGEPHM, encoded by the coding sequence ATGCGCTTGCGCAACGCGCGTTTGCGGACCAAGGTCACGGCGCTTCTGGTGTCCCTTATCGCGCTGTGGGCGTTCACCGCGTGGGTGACGGTGCGCGAAGGTCTGAACATGCTCGGAGTGGCCACTCTCGACTCGGGCATCGCCGAGCCGAGCGAACGCCTCCTGGTGGAGTTGCAGGCGGAGCGGAGGCTCAGCCTGGTCATCCTGGGTGATCCCGGCACCGCCCGGCAGCAGCGCGGACTGCTGCAAGCCCAGCGCAGGCGGACCGACGCGGCCGGCGCGGACTTCCGCAGGCTCGCGACCGGCGGCAACGTGCGGCTGCTGGGGAGCGCGGCCCTCGAACAGCGCGTCACCGAGGTGTTCCAGGAGCTGGACGGCCTCGGCTCCGGCCGCAAGGACATCGACGCCGGGCGGAGCGGCCGGATCCCGGCGGCCGCGACGTTCACCGGGGTCATCGACTCCCTCTACCGCATCTACGACTCGATGGCGACGCTCGACGACAAGGAGATCGCCAAGGACACCCGCACGATCATCCAGTTGAGCCGGGCCCGGGAGGTCCTGGCCAGGGAGGACGCCCTGGCGGCGGGCGCGCTGGCGGCGGGCCGGCTCACCGACGACGAACGCGACCTGTTCGCGCAGGTCGTCGGCGCCCGGCGGTTCCTGCTGGAGGAGACCGTGGCCGAACTCCCGGCCGCCGACCGCGAGTCCTACCAGCGCCTGGCCGCCGGTGAGCCGTTCACCCGCATGCGCGCCATGGAGGAGCAGCTCGTCCGGAGCACTCCGATATCCCTGTCCGACCCCGTCACCCTCAGGCAGTGGACCTCCGCCACCCAGCCCGCGCTGGCGCAGCTGCAGGAGGTGGTGCTGGCGGCCGGCGACGGCGTGGTCCAGCGGGCCACCCCGGTCGCGGTCGGCGTCATCGTGCGGCTCTCGCTGGCCGGCGGCCTGGGGCTGCTGGCGGTCATCGCCTCCGTCGTCCTGTCCATCACCACGGCCCGCGCCCTGATCCAGCAGCTCGAGAAGCTGCGCCTGGCGGCCTGGGAGCTCGCCAACGAGCGGCTGCCCTCGGTGGTGGAGCGGATCGGCCACGGGCAGGAGGTGGACGTCGCGGCCGAGGCGCCGCCGCTGAAGTTCGGCGACGACCAGATCGGCCACGTCGGCCAGGCGTTCAACGCCGTCCAGCAGACCGCGATCAAGGTCGCCGCCGAACAGGCCCAGCTCCGGCGGGACATCGCCGACATCCTGCGCAACCTCGCCCGTCGCACCCAGTCGCTGGTCCACCGCCAGCTGAGCGTGCTGGACGTCATGGAGCGCCGGGAGAACGACCCCCAGGAGCTGCGGGACCTGTTCCGGCTCGACCACCTGGCGACCCGCATGCGCCGCTACGCCGAGAACCTCCTCGTGCTGTCCGGCGCGGCTCCCGGCCGCGCCTGGCGCGACTCGGTCCCGATGATCGACGTGGTCCGCGGCTCGCTGGCCGAGATCGAGGACTACACCCGTGTCGACGTGCTGCCCCTGGGCGACGCCGCGCTGGACGGGCGGGCCGTGGGCGACGTCATCCACCTGGTCGCCGAGCTGGTCGAGAACGCCGCCTCCTTCTCCCCGCCCTACACCACAGTGCAGGTCAGCGGGCACTCCGTGGCCCACGGGTATGCCATCGAGATCGAGGACCGGGGCCTGGGCATGAGCCCGGAGGACATCAAGGAGGCCAACGAGCGGATCGCCAACCCGCCGGAGCTCAAGCTGTCGGGCAACGCCCGCCTGGGCCTGTACGTGGTCAGCCGCCTGGCCGAGCGGCACGAGATCCGCGTCACGTTCAAGGCCTCGCCGTACGGTGGCACGACGGTCGTCGTCCTGATCCCGCAGGAGCTGGTCACCGAGCAGCCCGGGCAGGCCGAGCCGGAGCCCGCCGTCAGCGTGCCGCAGGCCCGCACGGCGCTCGGCGGCGCGCCGGTCCTGCCGGCACCGCGCGGCCTGGGCGGCGGCCCACTGGAGATCACCGGCGGCACCGGCCCGGGCGGCGTCCCGGCCGCCGGGCCGTCCGACAGGAGGGAGAGCGCCATCGAGGAGAGCCCCATCGAGGAGAGCGCCCGCGCGGCGGCGCTGCCCCGGCGGCGGGAGACGGGCCAGCCGGCCGGAGGCCGGCACGCGGCCAACGGCGCGTCCGGCGCCCCCGGCTCCTCGCTGCCGCCCGTCATGCCCCCGCCCGACACCAGCCACACGCCGGGCGGCCTGCCGCGCCGTGTCCCGCAGACCCACCTCGCCGCTCCGCTGCAGGAGGAGGAGCCGTCGCCGGTGACGCCCTCACCCGAGGAGGACGACGGCGACGAGCGCTCGCCGGAGACGATCCGCGCGGCCATGGCCTCCTTCCAGGACGGCACGCGCCGCGGCCGCTCCGACGCGGCGCAGCTGCTGGAGCGGGGCGGTGATCCCGCCGACGGCGGAGAGCCCCACATGTGA
- a CDS encoding GTP-binding protein: protein MDSVHSSRDAGRVKLPKAIKILVAGGFGAGKTTLVGAVSEIAPLRTEETLTNRGLGIDDLSGVETKQTTTVAMDFGRITIGDAYRLYLFGTPGQERFWFLWDELALGALGAVVLADTRRLADCFPSLDYFERRETPFVVAVNCFDGARRYDLDEVRLGLTLHEDIPVVFCDARRRESGKKVLITLVEHAMRMRLGTAPTAGDATPVT, encoded by the coding sequence ATGGACTCCGTGCACTCTAGCCGTGACGCCGGGCGGGTCAAGCTGCCCAAGGCGATCAAGATCCTGGTCGCCGGCGGCTTCGGGGCCGGGAAGACCACACTGGTCGGCGCGGTCTCCGAGATCGCGCCGCTGCGCACCGAGGAGACGCTGACCAACCGGGGCCTCGGGATCGACGACCTGTCCGGGGTGGAGACCAAGCAGACGACCACGGTCGCGATGGACTTCGGCCGCATCACCATCGGCGACGCCTACCGGCTCTACCTGTTCGGCACCCCGGGGCAGGAGCGGTTCTGGTTCCTCTGGGACGAGCTGGCCCTGGGCGCCCTGGGCGCGGTCGTGCTGGCCGACACCCGCCGGCTGGCCGACTGCTTCCCCTCCCTCGACTACTTCGAGCGGCGCGAGACGCCCTTCGTCGTCGCGGTCAACTGCTTCGACGGGGCCCGCCGCTACGACCTCGACGAGGTCAGGCTCGGCCTGACGCTCCACGAGGACATCCCGGTCGTGTTCTGCGACGCCCGCAGGCGGGAGTCGGGCAAGAAGGTGCTGATCACTCTCGTGGAGCACGCCATGAGGATGCGCCTGGGCACGGCGCCGACCGCCGGGGACGCGACGCCGGTGACCTGA